The following are from one region of the Sandaracinus amylolyticus genome:
- a CDS encoding SpvB/TcaC N-terminal domain-containing protein → MRTHSLLRRALAATVASLLFWTPLAPRVAYAQEIEISEEQQRELREAVYDRQPELDEVQLDDVQLDREAEYEGPPPSETSSGAPLALPGGDTRTAVNPQAISLPTAEGSIHGMGESFTPNLSSGTGSFGVPIAVAPGRAGVQPSFSLAYATSAGNGPVGFGWSLSAPFISRQVDRGVPQYDDREMGWHRGEDRFIYNGGQELVPVDSDDMARVDFGSATADASIPDGVSPDWQEYRARVEGGFMRFFRAPNFTRWVVLAKDGSRFDFGLIPSGEGPPEMVSASDLALERDPASAPRSGNRVYRWMLTRMVDSHGSPVWYRYRQDEGQAYLQDVTYVSPQTTCPPSTPYANARCAAPLDQYASRVAFQYTDTRADVFDTWVSGWRVATRLRLSRVVVTAWDDATNGRALVRRYHVSYAPGSFHSMLASIQLEGRPEVETTLGGYPARVLGEPVAETRLGLTSALFGPTLPAMRFDYTSVPAALDGTVRDVIGSPPHSVDEARSDLFDVNSDGLPDLVVTDPARYRTSEGRPAAGVFFNGFRGPNAAPAETAAQFSAAVPVAVPSGMDSVMALSNPNVAPMDIDGDGRSDLLHMPRQRTYGWFAPTRTPSREGEFSPAAQGWQWSYEQITLPQTDADPRIDLGRDGQHIQVLDVNNDHLIDVVRTTGTEIQTWLNLGWLDRGEGRFGSYAWSGDTATLSTAPVRTCLPVAGTVFDFEDPEARLGDMNGDGLQDLVRVRRGRVIYWPGRGDGSFGVGDIGCAPGLTSDRHIEMATPPAEINTELAGVYLADIDSDGADDVVQVRFDAIDVWFNRAGRAFASRVMVRGVPANPGFANRIRLVDLDGSGTVDVVYGTAHGWKYVDLVGGQRPRLLVGVENGLGARTELEYRTSAVDYLRDLRACAEQRVRDCFRWNQPLEHSDEGGPEDSPLSTHRSGGSPVVSTVVGAITTTDRMSAYGLDPQLARQELAYHDGYYEGIEQEFRGFGVTDSLGHR, encoded by the coding sequence ATGCGCACTCACTCGCTTCTGCGCCGAGCGCTCGCCGCCACCGTCGCGTCGCTCCTCTTCTGGACTCCGCTCGCTCCACGCGTCGCGTACGCGCAGGAGATCGAGATCTCCGAGGAGCAACAGCGCGAGCTCCGCGAGGCCGTGTACGACCGTCAGCCAGAGCTCGACGAGGTGCAGCTCGATGACGTCCAGCTCGACCGCGAGGCGGAGTACGAGGGCCCGCCCCCGAGCGAGACGTCGAGCGGTGCGCCGCTCGCGCTCCCGGGGGGTGACACGCGCACCGCGGTCAACCCTCAGGCGATCTCGCTGCCAACGGCCGAGGGCTCGATCCACGGCATGGGCGAGTCGTTCACGCCCAACCTGAGCTCCGGCACCGGCAGCTTCGGTGTGCCGATCGCGGTCGCGCCGGGCCGCGCGGGCGTGCAGCCGAGCTTCTCCCTCGCATACGCGACGAGCGCCGGAAACGGACCAGTCGGATTCGGTTGGTCGCTCTCGGCGCCGTTCATCTCACGTCAGGTCGATCGTGGTGTGCCGCAATACGACGATCGTGAGATGGGATGGCACCGAGGCGAGGACCGCTTCATCTACAACGGCGGTCAGGAGCTCGTGCCGGTCGACTCCGACGACATGGCTCGAGTCGACTTCGGCTCGGCGACCGCGGATGCGTCGATCCCCGACGGCGTGAGCCCGGACTGGCAGGAATACCGCGCTCGCGTCGAGGGCGGTTTCATGCGCTTTTTCCGCGCGCCCAATTTCACCCGCTGGGTCGTGCTCGCGAAGGACGGGAGTCGCTTCGACTTCGGTCTGATCCCGAGCGGCGAAGGCCCGCCGGAGATGGTCAGCGCATCCGACCTCGCGCTCGAGCGAGATCCCGCCTCCGCGCCGCGGTCGGGCAATCGCGTCTACCGGTGGATGCTGACGCGGATGGTGGACTCGCACGGCTCGCCGGTTTGGTATCGCTACCGACAGGACGAGGGGCAGGCGTACCTGCAGGACGTCACCTACGTCTCGCCGCAGACGACGTGTCCGCCGAGCACGCCGTACGCGAACGCGCGCTGCGCGGCTCCACTCGACCAGTACGCGTCGCGCGTCGCATTCCAATATACCGACACGCGCGCCGACGTCTTCGACACGTGGGTGAGCGGCTGGCGCGTCGCCACGCGCCTGCGTCTGTCGCGGGTGGTTGTGACTGCGTGGGACGACGCGACCAACGGTCGCGCGCTGGTGCGCCGATACCATGTCTCGTACGCGCCTGGGTCGTTCCACTCGATGCTCGCGTCGATCCAGCTCGAGGGGCGGCCCGAGGTCGAGACCACGCTCGGCGGGTACCCGGCGCGCGTCCTCGGGGAGCCCGTGGCGGAGACTCGACTCGGTCTGACGAGCGCGCTTTTCGGTCCGACGCTCCCTGCGATGCGCTTCGACTACACGTCCGTGCCGGCTGCGCTCGACGGCACGGTGCGCGACGTGATCGGCAGTCCGCCGCACTCCGTGGACGAGGCGCGGAGTGACCTCTTCGACGTCAACTCCGATGGTCTGCCCGACCTCGTCGTGACCGACCCCGCGCGCTATCGCACCAGCGAAGGCCGCCCGGCGGCAGGCGTGTTCTTCAATGGATTCCGCGGCCCGAACGCCGCGCCTGCCGAGACCGCCGCGCAGTTCAGCGCTGCAGTTCCAGTCGCCGTCCCGTCCGGCATGGACTCCGTGATGGCGCTCTCGAACCCGAACGTCGCGCCGATGGATATCGATGGCGACGGGCGCAGCGACCTGCTGCACATGCCTCGACAGCGCACCTACGGCTGGTTCGCGCCGACGCGCACGCCGAGCCGTGAAGGCGAGTTCTCCCCGGCCGCGCAGGGATGGCAGTGGAGCTACGAGCAGATCACGCTGCCGCAGACCGACGCGGACCCCCGCATCGATCTCGGGCGCGACGGTCAGCACATCCAGGTGCTCGACGTCAACAACGACCACCTGATCGACGTCGTCCGCACGACGGGCACCGAGATCCAGACGTGGCTCAACCTCGGCTGGCTCGACCGCGGAGAAGGCCGATTCGGCTCGTACGCGTGGAGCGGTGACACTGCCACGCTGAGCACTGCGCCGGTGCGTACGTGTCTGCCCGTCGCAGGCACCGTGTTCGACTTCGAAGATCCCGAGGCGCGCCTCGGCGACATGAACGGCGACGGCCTGCAGGATCTCGTGCGAGTGCGTCGCGGCCGCGTGATCTACTGGCCTGGTCGCGGGGACGGCAGCTTCGGTGTCGGCGACATCGGCTGTGCGCCGGGGCTCACGAGCGATCGTCACATCGAGATGGCGACGCCGCCGGCCGAGATCAACACCGAGCTCGCGGGCGTGTACCTCGCGGACATCGACTCCGATGGCGCCGACGACGTCGTGCAGGTCCGCTTCGACGCGATCGACGTGTGGTTCAATCGCGCGGGCCGCGCGTTCGCGTCGCGCGTGATGGTGCGTGGCGTTCCGGCGAACCCCGGATTCGCCAACCGTATCCGCCTCGTCGACCTCGACGGCTCGGGCACGGTGGACGTCGTCTACGGCACCGCGCACGGCTGGAAGTACGTCGACCTCGTTGGCGGGCAGCGCCCGCGTCTTTTGGTCGGAGTCGAGAACGGCCTCGGCGCCCGCACGGAGCTGGAGTACCGCACCAGCGCGGTGGACTACCTCCGCGATCTGCGTGCTTGTGCCGAGCAACGCGTACGTGACTGCTTCCGGTGGAACCAACCTCTCGAGCACAGCGACGAGGGTGGCCCCGAGGATTCACCGCTATCCACGCACCGCTCCGGCGGATCGCCGGTCGTCTCGACGGTCGTCGGCGCGATCACGACGACCGATCGAATGAGCGCCTACGGTCTCGACCCGCAGCTCGCGCGCCAGGAGTTGGCCTACCACGACGGCTACTACGAAGGCATCGAGCAGGAGTTCCGCGGATTCGGCGTCACGGACTCCCTGGGCCATCGGTGA
- a CDS encoding DUF2891 family protein: MKPCDPNERSGVFRALHASALLERLSPKVVWHANEPILRNLLLTTQTEPAGTLAGARAMIANRRSACGAIVNARCPGELESAFTELRAGSRRVPILVVGPSDHRMRRVLRGVRGVAFLDNAVDSTVMESTVREFIADCADRAAQIHHQVDSYARLVGLTPAEAELVFRVAMGVRPADLDGRLAHLDGLNLSRAWMLARIAAALPSSDPRRAAYLASSRDHETTALAAIDGAHYAGSHWLGTFACVLITMRPLVPSSST; this comes from the coding sequence ATGAAGCCATGCGACCCGAACGAACGCTCGGGCGTATTCCGGGCTTTGCACGCGTCGGCGCTGCTGGAGCGTTTGTCACCGAAGGTCGTCTGGCACGCGAACGAGCCGATTCTCAGGAATCTGCTGCTCACGACCCAAACGGAGCCTGCGGGCACGCTGGCGGGAGCACGTGCGATGATCGCGAACCGCCGCAGCGCTTGCGGGGCCATCGTGAACGCGCGCTGCCCAGGGGAGCTCGAGTCGGCGTTCACAGAGCTCCGCGCAGGCTCCAGGCGCGTGCCGATCCTGGTGGTGGGACCATCGGACCACCGGATGCGGCGCGTGCTGCGCGGAGTGCGCGGCGTGGCGTTCTTGGACAACGCCGTGGATTCGACGGTCATGGAGAGTACCGTCCGCGAGTTCATTGCGGATTGCGCCGATCGTGCGGCGCAGATCCACCACCAGGTCGACAGCTACGCTCGTCTCGTCGGCCTCACGCCCGCCGAGGCGGAGCTCGTGTTCCGCGTCGCCATGGGCGTCCGGCCCGCGGACCTCGATGGCCGCCTCGCTCACCTCGACGGCCTCAACCTCAGCCGGGCGTGGATGCTCGCGCGCATCGCCGCCGCGCTCCCATCGAGCGATCCGCGCCGCGCCGCGTATCTCGCCTCGTCGCGCGATCACGAGACCACCGCGCTCGCCGCGATCGACGGCGCGCACTACGCGGGCAGCCACTGGCTCGGGACCTTCGCGTGCGTCCTGATCACGATGCGCCCTCTGGTACCCTCGTCCTCGACGTGA
- a CDS encoding cytochrome P450 has translation MNAPRTLLYSLPGLQSRHPANARLAPSPKHNVPLLGHLPLVRDDRLDYLMRAALETGDVVRFEFPHVTAHLVAHPDHVQQVLVDQHRIFTKQTRGYAKLRAFLGNGLVTSDGEFWLRQRRIAQPAFHKKRIAGFADSMVRAAEDTVQRWTAPARDGTPIDVAAEMMRLTLRIAGETLLSTDPSDRASAVSTALTTVLHEANKRINSVWSPPPSWPTPRNRAYHAATRELDRIVLDIIEKRRRGREHRDDLLQMLLEARDPETGAAMDDKQLRDEVMTMFLAGHETTANALAWTFVLLSRYPAVARALHEEACDVLGDRPASEADLPKLDLARRVLNESMRLYPPVWIIGRSPAEPVEIGGYDIPAKTIVFASQWVTHRHPRFWDDPEGFDPDRWLPERAKAMHRHQFFPFAAGPRMCIGAGFAMMEGQLVLATIARRYRVDLLPGHAIVPEPLITLRPKHGVRATVHRID, from the coding sequence GTGAACGCGCCCCGAACGCTCCTCTACTCGCTCCCGGGCCTGCAATCGCGGCATCCCGCGAACGCGCGCCTCGCGCCGAGCCCCAAGCACAACGTGCCGCTCCTCGGGCACCTGCCGCTGGTGCGCGACGATCGCCTCGACTACCTGATGCGCGCCGCGCTCGAGACGGGCGACGTCGTGCGCTTCGAGTTCCCGCACGTCACGGCGCACCTCGTCGCGCATCCCGATCACGTGCAGCAGGTGCTCGTCGATCAGCACCGCATCTTCACCAAGCAGACGCGCGGCTACGCGAAGCTCCGAGCGTTCCTCGGCAACGGCCTGGTCACGTCGGACGGCGAGTTCTGGCTGCGGCAGCGCCGCATCGCGCAGCCCGCGTTCCACAAGAAGCGCATCGCGGGGTTCGCCGACTCGATGGTGCGCGCCGCCGAGGACACCGTGCAGCGCTGGACCGCGCCCGCGCGCGACGGCACGCCGATCGACGTCGCCGCGGAGATGATGCGCCTCACGCTGCGCATCGCGGGAGAGACGCTGCTCTCGACCGATCCCAGCGATCGCGCGAGCGCGGTCAGCACGGCGCTCACCACGGTGCTGCACGAGGCGAACAAGCGCATCAACAGCGTGTGGTCGCCGCCGCCGAGCTGGCCCACCCCGCGCAACCGCGCCTATCACGCCGCGACGCGCGAGCTCGATCGCATCGTGCTCGACATCATCGAGAAGCGACGCCGCGGGCGCGAGCACCGCGACGATCTCCTGCAGATGCTGCTCGAGGCGCGCGACCCCGAGACCGGCGCCGCGATGGACGACAAGCAGCTGCGCGACGAGGTCATGACGATGTTCCTCGCGGGGCACGAGACCACCGCGAACGCGCTCGCGTGGACCTTCGTGCTGCTCTCGCGCTACCCCGCGGTCGCGCGCGCGCTCCACGAGGAAGCGTGCGACGTGCTCGGCGATCGCCCCGCGAGCGAGGCCGATCTTCCGAAGCTCGACCTCGCGCGGCGCGTGCTGAACGAGTCGATGCGGCTCTATCCGCCGGTGTGGATCATCGGGCGCTCGCCCGCGGAGCCCGTCGAGATCGGCGGCTACGACATCCCGGCGAAGACGATCGTCTTCGCGTCGCAGTGGGTCACCCATCGACACCCGCGCTTCTGGGACGATCCCGAAGGGTTCGATCCCGATCGCTGGCTGCCCGAGCGCGCCAAGGCGATGCACCGCCACCAGTTCTTCCCGTTCGCGGCGGGCCCGCGCATGTGCATCGGCGCGGGCTTCGCGATGATGGAAGGCCAGCTCGTGCTCGCGACGATCGCGCGCCGCTACCGCGTCGATCTCCTGCCCGGCCACGCCATCGTCCCCGAGCCGCTGATCACGCTGCGCCCCAAGCACGGCGTGCGCGCGACCGTGCATCGCATCGACTGA
- a CDS encoding RNA polymerase sigma factor, whose protein sequence is MRARRGSTPSGEEEVDLRAAIDPHARLDEPTLAALQRGDRRTVQAALRALFPEVRTRMHRLLGPRDDLDDATQDALIEITRALPRFEGRASLSTLASRITVRTAFRYFGRPRTVPLEVVDPHDPDDPESRVASRETLRRLYRCLDKMSPKRRVAFVLCCVEGMTPSEAAEIEGVPSLVMRARLLQARNEIARLMKGDPFAEALAQAGRRSAGAHDDDEEGGA, encoded by the coding sequence GTGCGCGCGCGTCGGGGCTCCACGCCATCGGGCGAAGAAGAAGTCGATCTCCGTGCCGCGATCGACCCGCACGCGCGCCTCGACGAGCCCACGCTCGCCGCGCTGCAGCGCGGGGATCGCCGCACCGTGCAGGCCGCGCTGCGCGCACTGTTCCCCGAGGTCCGCACCCGCATGCACCGCCTGCTCGGCCCGCGTGACGATCTCGACGACGCGACCCAGGACGCGCTCATCGAGATCACACGCGCCCTGCCGCGCTTCGAGGGGCGCGCCTCGCTCTCCACGCTCGCGAGCCGCATCACGGTGCGCACCGCGTTCCGCTATTTCGGCCGCCCGCGCACCGTCCCGCTCGAGGTGGTGGACCCGCACGATCCCGACGATCCCGAGTCGCGCGTCGCCAGCCGCGAGACGTTGCGACGCCTCTACCGCTGTCTCGACAAGATGTCGCCCAAGCGCCGCGTCGCCTTCGTGCTGTGCTGCGTCGAGGGCATGACCCCCAGCGAGGCGGCGGAGATCGAGGGCGTGCCCTCGCTCGTGATGCGGGCACGCCTGCTCCAGGCGCGCAACGAGATCGCGCGCTTGATGAAGGGCGATCCCTTCGCCGAGGCGCTGGCGCAGGCAGGACGTCGGAGCGCGGGCGCGCACGACGACGACGAGGAAGGTGGAGCGTGA